The window caaactaaactactcaagtaaactacaaaaaaaatgcatctaaaattaaataatattttcacattatgtcaaacaatgcaaataataataaacaaataatttgtcCACAAGTACAGTAATACCAGTACATTTTGACCTTGTGGGGTCAAGGAAACAAGTGTATAAATcatagagaatttttttttttttttttttttgtataatagcAGATAGTTTCCTAGtgtaaggggatagaaaatatagTTCATACAGTAGAAGAACCATCACATCTATGGAGAGTTCCCATGATATAAatacctctgtgtgtgtgtgtgtgtgtgtgtgcactaggaCACaaatctgtataatgacatgggtatgacacaggtattacaatatGAAGTTGGTCTATGAGGACACTACCTGTGTCTCAGTTACTCAGAAGGCTTAAAaacatacaacatttttttgaatgcatacatttttctttCAGGGGTAAGTTTAGGTGTAGAGCGATACtacagaaaatacagtttgtacagtataaaaaccattacacctatgtgtgtgtgtgtgtgtgtttatatacttGCTGTATCCCAGATCTCTTGCGGTCTCCAGCGCGCTGAGGCTGCGGACGCCTCTCTGGCAGTAAAGCACAAAGTCTGAGTCCTCTAAACCGGGCTTCGGGACGCCGTAGCGCTCTCTAAACTGATCTGGGGTCAGTCTGAGGGCCTGCTCCACGTCTCCCACTGCATGAGCAGAAACACGGTAACTcatcatgtctgtgtgtgtgtgtgtgtgtgtgtgtgtgtctgtgctgatcTGTGTGTGCTGGTGACTTACAGGGAATGTTAGTGGCTCCTGGAATAAATCCTGCTTCCAGTTCGTCTGGTTCACGCACATCGAAGAGCTGCACGCTTCCGGTGGACATCATGTCCTTCAGCTGCTCGTACGTCACAACATCATCTGAAACACACGACGGGTGAGCACGGACTCCATCCTGATGCTAACTCATACTGCAAAGCTGTGTTTACTAGTGTATTCcatctattaaatatattttagcatttaataTCTGATATTACGGACAAATATAGATCAGTAGAACTACATGAGGCACCAAAATAGCACAAGTGATGTGttgagaattaaaataaatactattttatgaTTTCAAACctagtagatttttttattttgtaaatgatttttttggttggtaaatttgattaatgtttttaaagtctcttttgctcaccgagactgcatttatttgaataaaaacactgtaagaacattaatattgtgaaatattattacaatttaaaagcactgttttttgtttaaatgtattgcaaaatgtaatttatttctgtgatgaaaagctgaattttcagcatcattactccagtcttcagtgtcacatgatccttcagaaaagaATTAAAATTCACCTATAATTTGCAATGAAACAATTACGATAAAAGGACATATCAAAGTATAAATGACAGGATTGGGCCAtctatagaaaaatatatattttttacatttaaataaatattatgtttattttgcCCCCCAAAACTGATTTACAGTGCATCAtcccaaaaaaaaattaagaaaaaaaagtattacttaATGTGTGTCATAGTGCAGATTCTCGTGGGAATCTAGACTCCCACCCAAACACAGTTAATGCTGATTTAGTGACCTGTATGAATCAATATTCGTCATAAGGGTCTGTCACAGTAATTCATTTAACTAAACTAATATACTCTGTGGGAAAGTTGGTTTTCACTcgtgttttcacaaaaaaataaatgcaggatAAGAATAAGATGTAGTAATACATGCCAAATATCACTAGCCAGTCAAGAACATATAAGAAAGACAGAAATCCACTCACTTCTCATGactaaattactttgtagttttaacaagagtTAATCCacagtcaaattaaaacatattcagttataatttatatatatatatatatatatatatatatatatatatatatatatatatatatatatatataattttttttttttttttttttttaattactagtgggtgcaggacaccatataaaaataaagtaaaccatGACAAATTAtatccaaaaattcttcatacattaGACAACCGTTAAAAAAATCTGggaccaaaaatatttttttatttaattgctaaTGTGAGCTTTTTACACCAA of the Carassius gibelio isolate Cgi1373 ecotype wild population from Czech Republic chromosome A5, carGib1.2-hapl.c, whole genome shotgun sequence genome contains:
- the LOC128014875 gene encoding thiosulfate:glutathione sulfurtransferase, with translation MNRLTHLVALLLLCVSAFRADQCDDGADRCNKWTETSHNRPLNTDDVVTYEQLKDMMSTGSVQLFDVREPDELEAGFIPGATNIPLGDVEQALRLTPDQFRERYGVPKPGLEDSDFVLYCQRGVRSLSALETARDLGYSKARHYSGGYSEWIELEPQ